Proteins encoded within one genomic window of Panicum virgatum strain AP13 chromosome 1N, P.virgatum_v5, whole genome shotgun sequence:
- the LOC120653448 gene encoding uncharacterized protein LOC120653448: MAHADVSVDQVNADVNVDQVNADPVNGRRSQGAHRSVSGSHRQADFCPTPPSPVVVCGSPGAGAAAAGSRLPRDGRRRHWLVSPLGGAPPPPPLVRGSLGRALLHLHHGAIFAAASPLTVTPKRLCPILEVSLDFVKSLYAKFIDWDEDMYDLENDTPAHAANDLVDLMDE; encoded by the exons atggccCATGCTGACGTCAGTGTTGACCAGGTCAATGCTGACGTCAATGTTGACCAGGTCAATGCTGACCCGGTCAACGGTCGTCGGTCTCAGGGGGCCCACCGGTCAGTCAGCGGGTCgcaccgacag GCTGATTTCTGTCCCACGCCTCCGTCTCCCGTCGTTGTCTGCGGCTCCCCtggggcgggcgccgccgcagccggttCACGGCTCCCCAGGGACGGGCGGCGCCGCCACTGGCTCGTCTCTCCCCTgggcggggcgccgccgccgccgccgttggttCGCGGCTCCCTGGGTCGGGCGCTGCTTCATCTCCACCATGGCGCCATCTTCGCTGCCGCTTCCCCCCTGACAGTGACTCCCAAGCGACTGTGCCCCATCCTTGAG GTTTCTTTGGACTTTGTCAAAAGTCTGTATGCAAAGTTCATAGATTGGGATGAGGATATGTATGACCTGGAAAATGACACACCTGCCCATGCAGCAAA TGATCTTGTTGATCTAATGGATGAATAA